The proteins below come from a single Phocoena sinus isolate mPhoSin1 chromosome 2, mPhoSin1.pri, whole genome shotgun sequence genomic window:
- the LOC116749475 gene encoding LOW QUALITY PROTEIN: adenylyltransferase and sulfurtransferase MOCS3-like (The sequence of the model RefSeq protein was modified relative to this genomic sequence to represent the inferred CDS: inserted 1 base in 1 codon), whose protein sequence is MAAREEVLTLEAEVAQREEELSSLKQRLAAALLAEQESERLVPVSPLPPKAALSRDEILRYRRQLVLPELGVQGQLRLATASVRVVGCGGLGCPLAQYLAAAGVGRLGRVDYDVVEVSNLARQVLHGEELADQAXVFSAAATLRHLSSAVECVPYAQALTSAMALDLVGRYDVVADCSDNVPTRYLVNDACVLTGRPLVSASALRFEDQLTVYHYGGGPCYRCMFPQPPPAETVTSCADGGMLGVVTGVLGCLQALEVLKIAAGLGPSYSGSLLLFGALGGHFRCIRLRRRRPDCAACGERPTVTDLQDYESFCGSSATDKCRCLQLLSPEERISVVYYKRLLDSGSPHVLLDVRPPVELDLCRLPHSLHIPLKHLERRNAESLKLLGEAIREGKQGTQEGASLPIYVICKLVNDSQKAVKILQSWTDLDSLTVRDVVGGLMAWAAKIDGTFPQY, encoded by the exons ATGGCGGCCAGGGAGGAGGTGCTCACTTTGGAGGCTGAAGTTGCCCAGCGTGAGGAGGAGCTGAGTTCCCTGAAGCAGAGGCTGGCGGCGGCTCTTCTGGCCGAGCAGGAGTCAGAGCGGTTGGTTCCGGTGTCTCCCCTGCCACCGAAGGCCGCCCTGTCCCGAGATGAGATTCTGCGCTACAGGCGGCAGCTCGTGCTGCCTGAGCTGGGCGTGCAGGGACAGCTGCGCCTGGCGACCGCGTCCGTGCGGGTCGTGGGCTGCGGGGGGCTCGGCTGCCCACTGGCGCAGTACCTGGCAGCGGCCGGCGTCGGCCGCCTGGGTCGTGTGGACTACGATGTAGTAGAAGTGAGCAACCTGGCCCGCCAGGTGCTGCACGGCGAGGAACTGGCCGACCAGG ATGTCTTTTCGGCCGCCGCTACACTGCGCCATCTCAGTTCGGCGGTGGAGTGCGTGCCCTACGCCCAGGCGCTTACGTCAGCCATGGCGCTAGACCTGGTCGGCCGCTATGACGTAGTGGCTGATTGCTCCGACAACGTGCCCACTCGCTACCTGGTTAACGACGCCTGTGTGCTAACCGGCCGGCCCCTCGTGTCGGCCAGCGCCTTGCGCTTCGAGGACCAACTCACAGTCTACCACTACGGCGGTGGGCCTTGCTATCGCTGCATGTTTCCGCAACCACCTCCGGCGGAGACGGTGACCAGCTGCGCGGATGGCGGGATGCTTGGTGTGGTTACCGGGGTCCTGGGCTGCCTGCAGGCGCTGGAAGTGTTGAAGATCGCTGCAGGTCTGGGCCCCTCTTACAGTGGCAGCCTGTTGCTCTTTGGTGCCCTCGGAGGTCATTTCCGCTGCATTCGGCTGCGGAGGCGCAGGCCCGACTGTGCAGCTTGCGGGGAGCGGCCCACTGTGACTGATCTGCAGGACTATGAAAGCTTCTGTGGCTCCTCAGCCACCGATAAGTGCCGCTGCCTACAGTTGCTGAGCCCGGAGGAGCGAATTTCTGTCGTCTACTATAAGCGACTTCTGGATTCCGGGTCACCCCATGTGTTGCTGGACGTCAGGCCTCCAGTGGAGTTGGACCTGTGTCGGTTGCCTCACTCCCTACACATCCCTTTGAAACATTTGGAACGGAGGAATGCGGAGAGCCTGAAACTCTTGGGAGAAGCAATCCGGGAAGGGAAGCAGGGCACACAGGAAGGGGCATCTCTCCCCATTTATGTGATCTGCAAACTGGTCAATGACTCCCAGAAAGCCGTGAAGATCCTGCAGTCCTGGACAGACTTAGACTCTTTAACAGTTCGGGATGTTGTGGGAGGCCTCATGGCCTGGGCTGCCAAAATCGATGGAACCTTTCCGCAATACTGA